GGGCTTGTCCCTTACTGGGCGAGGACCTGGCCGATGGTCGGGTCCTTGAAGGCCCGGGTCAGGGCATCGCTCAGGACGTCGCCCACCAGCTTGGTATTGGTCTGCTGGTTCGGCGCGGAACCGAAGCGCTGGTTCAGCGAGGCGCCGTACTTGCCGCTGTAGCGACGGGTGGCGTTCTGCACATCGACGCGGAAGGACGCGCTGATGGTGGCCTCGGTGACGTAGGTTTCCTTGGGAGACACGTACTTCAGGTCAGCCAGGGTCAGGGTCAGCTGCGGGGCGTTGTAGGCGTTGGGCGACGGGGTGAAGCCCAGCAGGCGCACAGCGGCCTCGGCCTCGGCCTGAAGGCGCGGCAGGATGTCCTGGCCCTGGACGCTGATGGTGCTGGTGTCGGAATAGATGCCACCACGGGTACCCAGCACCGGGGAAGGACGACCATCGGCCACGCGCACCACTACGGGCTGTCCCTGCCCGACCGGGGTCAGCGGGCCGGTGAGCCTGGGTTGCGGGCTGAGTTGCTGCGGGCTGAGGGCACAGCCGACCAGGGTCAGGCTGAGGGCGGCCAGCAGGCCAAGCAACGAGCGTTTCAGCATGCTTTATCTCTCCAGGATTGAAAGCAAAACGGCCGGCAGTATAACCAGCCGGCCGGGGTACTGACAGAGCGCCAGCATCCCTGCCACCTCTGACCGCCGTGGGCGCCGCCGGTTCCTGTCACGCCGCTGTCACGCCCGGGTGGGATAAAGGCTGCGTTGAAATGGAGTTATCCCATGATCTTCTTCTGGTCCCTGTTCGTCCGCCGCCAGCCCCGTCGTCATTTCGCCCTGCTGGACGAGAGCGGAACCTGCCGCGCCCTGCACCAGGGCGACGTGCCACCGACCGGCGGCCGCTGGGTGGAAGTGACGGAGTCCCGCCTCGGCTGGATCGGCCAGCCCCTGCCCGCTGGCGCCTGGGTTACGCCGGTCGTCAGCCGGCCTGCGCAGCGCCGCGCGTTGGCAGCCTGACCGGTGGACGAATAAAAGTCACACCGAGCGCCCTATTTCCCTGATTTCATCGTTATAATCGCCCCCCGATTATAAGGTCGTCTCCTGATCGGGCCTCGCAACACCGCACCTTGCGCCAGCTTGGGCATCCGCACAGCCCCACAGAGAGCCGTCCACTTTATCGCGCTGCCATCCACTGGCTGCCGCCTCCTTCCGCCCGAAATGCAAACGCTTTTGCAGGGACGCATGTGTGATCTACGCGTGCAGACGGAAGCGGCCTGCCCGGCAGTAGGCGATTCTTTTGAGGTTCACGTCTCCAAAAGAGCGTGAGATGACGGTTTTTCACTACTTCACGAGAGAGTGGCGAGCAAATGGCGCAAAACGATTACGAAGCAGTGGACGTGTTGCTGGTCGGGGCCGGCATCATGAGCGCTACTTTGGCGGTACTGCTTAAAGAGCTCGATCCAGGCATCAAGCTGGAAATCGCGGAACTCCGGGAGTCGGGAGCCATCGAGAGCTCCAACCCCTGGAACAACGCGGGTACCGGTCACGCCGGCCTGTGCGAGCTGAACTACACGCCCCAGGCGGCTGACGGTTCCATCGACATCAAGAAGGCCGTCAACATCAACGCCCAGTTCGAGGTCTCCAAGCAGTTCTGGGCCTACATGAGCGGCAAGTCCGCCTTCGGCTCGCCCAAGACCTTCATCAACGCGGTCCCGCACCTCTCCTTCGTGCGTGGAGACAAGGACACCGCCTTCCTGAAGAAGCGTTTCGAGCTGCTGCGCCAGCACCACGCCTTCAGCGAGATGGAGTACACCGAAGACCGCGCCACCATGGCCAAGTGGGCGCCCCTGATGATGAAGGGCCGCGACGCATCGGAGAAAATCGCCGCGACCCGCGCCCTGAATGGCACGGACGTCAACTTCGGCGCGGTCACCAACCAGTTGCTCGACTACCTGGGCAGCCTGCCCGGCACCTGCATCAGCTACTTCCAGAAGGTCACCGACCTGACCCGTACCGACAAGGGCTGGAAGGTCAGCATCAGGAACACCGAGACCGGCGCCAACCGTGAAGTCCTGGCGCGCTTCGTCTTCCTCGGCGCCGGTGGTGGCGCACTGCCGCTGCTGCAGCTCTCCGGCATTCCGGAAGGCAAGGGCTTCGGCGGCTTCCCGGTCAGCGGCCAGTGGCTGCGCTGCGACAACCCCGAGGTGGTCAGGCAGCACCAGGCCAAGGTCTACAGCCAGGCCGAGGTGGGCGCTCCCCCCATGTCCGTGCCTCACCTGGACACCCGCGTGGTGGATGGCAAGAAGTCCCTGCTGTTCGGGCCCTATGCCGGCTTCACCACCAAGTTCCTGAAGCATGGTTCCTTCCTCGACCTGCCGCTGTCGGTGCGTCCGAGCAACCTGCTGCCGATGCTCTCGGTCGCCCGCGACAACATGGACCTGACCCGCTACCTGATGAAGGAAGTGATGCAGTCCCAGGAGCAGCGCCTGGATGCCTTGCGCAAGTTCTATCCGGAGCTCGACCCGGCCGACTGGCGCCTGGAAGTCGCCGGCCAGCGCGTGCAGATCATCAAGAAGGACCCCAAGAAAGGCGGCATCCTGCAGTTCGGCACCGAACTCGTCTCCGCCGAAGACGGCAGCATCGCGGCCCTCCTCGGCGCCTCTCCGGGCGCTTCGGTGACCGTCTCCATCATGCTCAACCTGATCGAACGCTGCTTCGGCGAACAAGCCCGCAGCGAACAGTGGTCGGCCAAGCTGAAAGAGATCTTCCCGGCCCGCGAAAAAGCCCTGGAGACCGATGCGGCGCTGTACCGCGAAATCAGCGCCCGCTCCGATGCGACCCTGGGCCTGACCAGCGTCGACACCGCGACCCAGAGCTTCGCCTGAGTCGCCGCGCCGCGCTGAACGAAGAACCGCCCCTCGGGGCGGTTTTTCTTTTGGGGCCTTGCCCACGAAAAAGCCCGCGCGCGGCGGGCTTATCCAGGTTCGAAGCGATCAGCCGCGAGCGGCCTTGATCACTTCGATGTAGGGCTCGGCCAGGCGCTGGTCCTGGATCAGCGCGATGAAATCCTTGCCCTGCTCGTCGCGGGCGTTGAGGTCATAGCCGGCCTCGACGAAGAAGCCCACGAAGCGCTCGAAGTCATCGACGCGCAGGCCACGGTAGGCCTTGACCAGCTTGTGCAGCGACGGCGGCGTGGAGTCGGCGGGCTCCACCTCGAGGAACAGCTTGATCGAGTCATCGGTGATTTCTTCGCCAATCACCTGCTTCTTGTCTTTACGCATCGCTCACATCTCTCGGGCCGGTATCTCGGGGGCGGGCAGTTTACCCCCGCCGGGGGCCGGCGCTCAACGCAGGCGAACCGCGCCGCTGTGCAGGTCGGCCCAGACATGGCCATTGGGGTAGCTGAGGAACTGGCAGTAGACCGGACCATTGCGCAGCAGGTCGAGCACCGCCGCGTACTGCGCCTGGGGATAGTTCAGGCTGAGGATGCGCGTCGCCGGGTCGTAGCTGGGCTTCTTCAGGCTCTTGCCCTCGGCATCGAACTGGATCACCACCTGGCGCACATCCGCGCCCTTGCTCAGGGGCTTGCCCTTGAGCCGAACCACGGCCGGCGAGGTGATGGGAATGGGCTGCTGGTTGGACTGCCGCTGGCTCCCCAACACCACCGAGTACTCGGTGATCTGGATCAGTTGCTGCAGCTCGGGTGGCTCCTGGCGCAGGGACAGCTCATCCGGCGGCAGGAACTGGGCGTGCATCGGCGGGATTTCAGCGGCGAAGGCGGACAGGCTGAGCAGCAAGGCCAGCCCGGCCCCGAATCGCAGGGGAAGGGGCATGGAGAACTCCGGGGTCAGGTGAGCGCACCACTCTAGCACGGGCCTTTCGGACAGGCGTATTCGACCTGGGTCAAGACCGCGAGAGGCCACCAGCCCCTATACTCCAGACCTCGGTTCCGAGGAGTCCCCATGTCCCGATACCTGCCCCCGCTGTTCACCGCCCTGCGCCAGAGCCTGCGCGAAGGCTACTCCTGGCCCCATCTGCGTGGCGACCTGGCCGCCGGCGTCACGGTGGGCATCATCGCCATCCCCCTGGCCATGGCGCTGGCCATCGCCGTCGGCGTCGCGCCCCAGCACGGCCTCTACACCGTCCTGCTGGCGGCTCCGCTGATCGCCCTCACCGGCGGCTCGCGCTTCAATATCTCCGGTCCCACCGCCGCCTTCGTGGTGATCCTGCTGCCCATCACCCAGCAGTACGGCCTTGGCGGCCTGCTGCTCTGTACCCTGATGGCCGGCCTGATCCTCATCGCCATGGGACTGGCGCGCCTGGGCCGGCTGATCCAGTTCATCCCCTATCCGGTGACCCTGGGTTTCACCGCCGGCATCGGCATCGTCATCGCCACCCTGCAGATCAAGGACCTGCTCGGACTGACGCTGCCCCATACGCCCCAGCATTACCTGGAGCAGCTGCAGCTGCTCGCCCTCTCCCTCCCCAGCGCCCACCTCGGCGACATCCTGGTGGCCATCGCCAGCCTGGCGGTGTTGCTGGTCTGGCCGCGCTATGTCTCCAAGGTGCCGGGCCACCTGGTAGCCCTGGCCCTGGGCGCCCTGCTGGGCCTCGGCCTCGAAGTCCTGGACGTTCCCGTGGCGACCCTGGGTGAACGCTTCAGCTACACCCTGGATGGCGTCAGCCACCCTGGCATTCCGCCCTTCCTGCCCAGCTTCGCCTGGCCCTGGCAGTTGCCCGGCCCCGATGGCCAGCCGATTGGCCTGACCTTCGAGCTCATCCGGCAATTGCTCGCCCCCGCCTTCGCCATCGCCATGCTGGGCGCCATCGAATCCCTGCTCTGCGCCGTGGTGGCCGATGGCATGGCCGGCACCCGTCACGACCCCAATGCCGAGCTGCTCGGCCAGGGCCTCGGCAATCTGGTGGCACCCCTGTTCGGCGGCATCACGGCCACCGCCGCCATCGCCCGCAGCGCCGCCAACGTGCGCGCCGGCGCGCAATCGCCCATCGCCGCCATCGTCCATGCCGGCGTGGTGTTGCTGGCCATGCTGCTGCTCGCCCCGCTGTTCAGCTACCTGCCCATGGCGGCCCTGGCGGCCCTGCTGCTGATGGTGGCCTGGAACATGAGCGAAGCGCCCCACGTGCTGCATACCCTGCGCATCGCCCCACGCAATGACGTGCTGGTGCTGCTCACCTGCCTGGTGCTCACGGTGCTCTTCGACATGGTGTTGGCGGTCGGGGTCGGCCTACTGCTGGCCGCCGGCCTGTTCATCAAGCGCATGAGCGACCTCACCGATACCGAGCCCCTGCCCAACCACTTCCACGAGGCCCTGCGGGAACTGCCCGAGGGCGTGCTGGCCTATGCCATTCGTGGCCCGCTGTTCTTCGGCGCGGCGGAAAAGGCCCTGAGCGTGCTGCGTCGCTTCAATCCCGAGGTGAAGGTGGTGATCGTCGAGATGAGCGCCGTACCCCTGCTGGACATGACGGCGCTGGCGGCCCTGGAGAACCTGCTGCACGACTACGGTCGCCAGGGCGTCGGGCTGGTGCTGGTGGGCACCACGCCCCGTGTGCGGCTCAAGCTGCGCCGCGCGGGCGTGCACCGGGAGAGCGGCCGGCTGGCCTACGTGAAAAC
This genomic window from Pseudomonas furukawaii contains:
- a CDS encoding PA4642 family protein, coding for MRKDKKQVIGEEITDDSIKLFLEVEPADSTPPSLHKLVKAYRGLRVDDFERFVGFFVEAGYDLNARDEQGKDFIALIQDQRLAEPYIEVIKAARG
- the mqo gene encoding malate dehydrogenase (quinone), translating into MAQNDYEAVDVLLVGAGIMSATLAVLLKELDPGIKLEIAELRESGAIESSNPWNNAGTGHAGLCELNYTPQAADGSIDIKKAVNINAQFEVSKQFWAYMSGKSAFGSPKTFINAVPHLSFVRGDKDTAFLKKRFELLRQHHAFSEMEYTEDRATMAKWAPLMMKGRDASEKIAATRALNGTDVNFGAVTNQLLDYLGSLPGTCISYFQKVTDLTRTDKGWKVSIRNTETGANREVLARFVFLGAGGGALPLLQLSGIPEGKGFGGFPVSGQWLRCDNPEVVRQHQAKVYSQAEVGAPPMSVPHLDTRVVDGKKSLLFGPYAGFTTKFLKHGSFLDLPLSVRPSNLLPMLSVARDNMDLTRYLMKEVMQSQEQRLDALRKFYPELDPADWRLEVAGQRVQIIKKDPKKGGILQFGTELVSAEDGSIAALLGASPGASVTVSIMLNLIERCFGEQARSEQWSAKLKEIFPAREKALETDAALYREISARSDATLGLTSVDTATQSFA
- the dauA gene encoding C4-dicarboxylic acid transporter DauA, translating into MSRYLPPLFTALRQSLREGYSWPHLRGDLAAGVTVGIIAIPLAMALAIAVGVAPQHGLYTVLLAAPLIALTGGSRFNISGPTAAFVVILLPITQQYGLGGLLLCTLMAGLILIAMGLARLGRLIQFIPYPVTLGFTAGIGIVIATLQIKDLLGLTLPHTPQHYLEQLQLLALSLPSAHLGDILVAIASLAVLLVWPRYVSKVPGHLVALALGALLGLGLEVLDVPVATLGERFSYTLDGVSHPGIPPFLPSFAWPWQLPGPDGQPIGLTFELIRQLLAPAFAIAMLGAIESLLCAVVADGMAGTRHDPNAELLGQGLGNLVAPLFGGITATAAIARSAANVRAGAQSPIAAIVHAGVVLLAMLLLAPLFSYLPMAALAALLLMVAWNMSEAPHVLHTLRIAPRNDVLVLLTCLVLTVLFDMVLAVGVGLLLAAGLFIKRMSDLTDTEPLPNHFHEALRELPEGVLAYAIRGPLFFGAAEKALSVLRRFNPEVKVVIVEMSAVPLLDMTALAALENLLHDYGRQGVGLVLVGTTPRVRLKLRRAGVHRESGRLAYVKTLEQARHKAANWLEPADQLNSEAIQAR
- a CDS encoding YajG family lipoprotein; translated protein: MLKRSLLGLLAALSLTLVGCALSPQQLSPQPRLTGPLTPVGQGQPVVVRVADGRPSPVLGTRGGIYSDTSTISVQGQDILPRLQAEAEAAVRLLGFTPSPNAYNAPQLTLTLADLKYVSPKETYVTEATISASFRVDVQNATRRYSGKYGASLNQRFGSAPNQQTNTKLVGDVLSDALTRAFKDPTIGQVLAQ